A region of Beijerinckia sp. 28-YEA-48 DNA encodes the following proteins:
- the sseA gene encoding 3-mercaptopyruvate sulfurtransferase, giving the protein MNDSASQASAPIVSTAWLADRLGTAGLSIVDASWYLPAANRDGKAEYAAGHIPGAVFFDIDEVSDKSSDLPHMLPDPTGFAQAAAGLGVNTDDDIVVYDGGGLFSAPRVWWMFRLFGARKVHVLDGGLPRWKTEGRPVEQGVAQRHTGAFTATLNKDGVAHMADVAAALQDNSAQVLDVRAAGRFTGETPEPRPGLPSGHMPGARNLPTTELVANGALKSKEELLKAFHDAGINPDEALITSCGSGVSAAIANLALAVAGKPQPKLYDGSWTEWASRGQPVAKGKP; this is encoded by the coding sequence ATGAATGATTCAGCATCCCAGGCCAGCGCTCCGATCGTCTCGACCGCCTGGCTGGCGGACCGGCTGGGAACGGCAGGCCTGAGCATTGTCGATGCCTCCTGGTACCTGCCGGCGGCGAACCGCGACGGCAAAGCCGAATATGCGGCGGGTCATATCCCCGGGGCGGTGTTCTTCGACATCGACGAGGTCTCGGACAAATCGAGCGACCTGCCGCACATGCTGCCGGACCCGACCGGCTTCGCGCAGGCGGCGGCGGGCCTGGGGGTCAATACCGATGACGACATCGTCGTCTATGACGGCGGCGGCCTGTTCTCGGCGCCGCGCGTCTGGTGGATGTTCCGCCTGTTTGGCGCGCGCAAGGTGCATGTGCTCGACGGCGGCCTGCCGCGTTGGAAAACCGAGGGACGGCCGGTTGAACAGGGCGTGGCCCAACGTCACACCGGCGCCTTCACGGCAACCCTGAATAAAGACGGGGTGGCGCACATGGCGGACGTGGCGGCGGCGCTGCAGGACAACTCGGCCCAGGTGCTCGACGTGCGCGCCGCCGGGCGCTTCACCGGCGAAACGCCGGAACCCCGCCCTGGCCTGCCCTCCGGCCATATGCCCGGCGCCCGCAACCTGCCGACCACCGAACTGGTCGCCAATGGTGCGCTTAAATCCAAGGAAGAGCTGCTGAAAGCCTTCCACGACGCCGGGATCAATCCGGACGAGGCCCTGATCACCAGCTGCGGCTCCGGCGTCTCGGCCGCCATCGCCAATCTGGCGCTCGCGGTCGCCGGCAAACCGCAGCCGAAGCTTTACGACGGTTCGTGGACCGAATGGGCATCGCGCGGGCAGCCGGTCGCCAAAGGCAAACCGTGA
- a CDS encoding P-II family nitrogen regulator, with protein MKKIEAIIKPFKLDEVKEALQEAGLQGITVTEAKGFGRQKGHTELYRGAEYVVDFLPKVKIEIVLADEMLDRAVEAIRKAAQTGRIGDGKIFVSNIEGAVRIRTGETGTDAI; from the coding sequence ATGAAAAAGATCGAGGCGATTATCAAGCCGTTCAAACTGGACGAGGTGAAAGAAGCCCTCCAGGAAGCTGGCTTGCAAGGCATTACCGTCACCGAAGCCAAGGGTTTTGGCCGACAGAAGGGCCACACCGAGCTCTATCGCGGTGCCGAATATGTCGTCGACTTCCTGCCCAAAGTGAAAATCGAGATCGTCCTGGCTGACGAAATGCTCGATCGTGCCGTAGAAGCTATCCGCAAGGCCGCCCAGACCGGCCGGATTGGCGATGGCAAGATTTTTGTATCCAATATCGAGGGGGCTGTCCGCATCCGCACCGGTGAAACCGGCACGGATGCAATTTGA